TTTTTTTGCAAATTGTGCTAACATTCTTTTTATGGCTAATGATAACTTGTACACACGCAAGATAGAACCTGCACCCGATAAGCCTGTACAAAACGGAAAATCGAATTTCGGCACTTTTTCAGGCTGCTTTAAAAAATTCGATATAAAAGGACTTTATCGGGTATTCGGTAATCTACCCATTCCCAGAATAATTACCAATGGGCGGATTTCGGGGACGATGAGGTTTCTATTCTGCGATGATGAGATAATAGGCGAAATAGTATTTTTTTCGTGCTATATTTTCTCCTTTATGGAAACAACCTTTTGGGTTCGTAAGACCCAGCAAAAATATGCCTATCGGCAATACCTGCCGGGCGGCTTTATTCATATTCCTAAGCACATAAGATACAGTGTTACTGCCTGCCGTAAGCCATATAGATATGCCCGTATTTTTTCCCGTCTGTCGCACGGAAAACTTCATGCCGATTTTGACTTTTCGGCCCGTGATTCCCGTCCCTCATGCGAAGGCCGTTTGGATTTGGATATTCGGGATAAAGAAGCCTTGGATTTTTCGTGCGTAATTCCCAACTATGTAAGCCGGCGATGTATGGCTATGTACATGCAGACAGGGACGGTAAAGGGCTGGATAAGTTTGGGTTACAACGAAGATATTCAGCTAAAAAAAGAAACGGCCGTGGGCGTTTTTGATGTGAGAAAGTCCTATACCGGTTTTAGGTCAAAGCGCACCCTTGTAAACGGACTAGGCAAGCTGGATGATAAGTCTTTGGTTTTTTATCTTGCAAATTCGATAGCTGCTGACAGCAATAAGTATAATGATAATATGATGCTCTATGACGGGAAGCGTACCCCTCTTCCTCCGGTAAAAATAACCCGTCCCTTCGGCATCATGGGAAAATGGATAATACAGGACACCGAAAGCATGGTCGACCTTGTGTTTCTTCCTGTTTCAAAAAATTACAAAAGGGTAAATGCCGCAGTTTTTAGGACGGAATACAGTACCGTTTACGGTCATTTTGAAGGTAC
The DNA window shown above is from Treponema denticola and carries:
- a CDS encoding DUF2804 domain-containing protein gives rise to the protein MANDNLYTRKIEPAPDKPVQNGKSNFGTFSGCFKKFDIKGLYRVFGNLPIPRIITNGRISGTMRFLFCDDEIIGEIVFFSCYIFSFMETTFWVRKTQQKYAYRQYLPGGFIHIPKHIRYSVTACRKPYRYARIFSRLSHGKLHADFDFSARDSRPSCEGRLDLDIRDKEALDFSCVIPNYVSRRCMAMYMQTGTVKGWISLGYNEDIQLKKETAVGVFDVRKSYTGFRSKRTLVNGLGKLDDKSLVFYLANSIAADSNKYNDNMMLYDGKRTPLPPVKITRPFGIMGKWIIQDTESMVDLVFLPVSKNYKRVNAAVFRTEYSTVYGHFEGTLLTADGEELKLKSFPGIAKKYNLRI